Proteins from a single region of Felis catus isolate Fca126 chromosome B4, F.catus_Fca126_mat1.0, whole genome shotgun sequence:
- the RERGL gene encoding ras-related and estrogen-regulated growth inhibitor-like protein isoform X3, whose translation MNDVKLAVLGGEGTGKSESIYSKHLYLEGKQLNLEIYDPCSQPKKAKFSLTSELHWADGFVIVYDISDRSSFAFAKALVYRIREPQTSHCKRAVESAVLLVGNKQDLCHVREVGWEEGQKLALDNRCQFCELSAAEQCLEVEMMFIRIIKDILTNFKLKEKRRPSGSKSMAKLINNVFGKRRKSV comes from the exons AATCTATCTATAGTAAGCATTTGTATTTGGAAGGGAAGCAACTGAACCTGGAAATATATGACCCTTGTTCTCAA ccaaagaaagcaaaattttccCTCACAAGTGAACTGCATTGGGCAGATGGGTTTGTTATTGTGTATGACATCAGTGACAGGTCCTCATTTGCTTTTGCAAAAGCACTGGTCTACAGAATTCGGGAGCCACAAACTAGTCATTGTAAAAG AGCTGTGGAATCAGCGGTGCTTCTGGTTGGTAACAAGCAAGATCTCTGTCACGTGCGAGAGGTTGGCTGGGAAGAAGGGCAAAAGCTGGCATTGGATAACCGCTGCCAATTCTGTGAATTATCTGCAGCAGAGCAGTGTCTGGAGGTAGAGATGATGTTTATCAGAATTATCAAGGACATCCTGACAAACTTCAAactcaaagaaaagagaagacccAGTGGATCTAAATCAATGGCTAAACTGATCAATAATGTATTTGGAAAGAGACGGAAATCTGTTTAG